One Gavia stellata isolate bGavSte3 chromosome 20, bGavSte3.hap2, whole genome shotgun sequence genomic region harbors:
- the RNF114 gene encoding E3 ubiquitin-protein ligase RNF114: MAVAGGGGSSGSPEQRHDPLSRFTCPVCLEVYESPVRVPCGHVFCTPCLQECLKPKKPVCGVCRSTLSPGSRALDLEKQIETTETTCNGCNKKMYLSKMRSHAASCSKYQNYIMEGVKAVTKEPLHNTRNFPNRFTFPCPYCSEKNFDQEGLVEHCKTLHSMDAKQVVCPICASMPWGDPNYRSANFMEHLQRRHRFSYDTFVDYDADEDDMMAQVLMRSLRDK, translated from the exons ATGGCGGTGGCCGGTGGCGGTGGCTCCTCCGGCTCCCCGGAGCAGCGGCACGACCCCCTGTCGCGCTTCACCTGCCCCGTGTGCCTGGAGGTGTATGAGAGCCCGGTGCGCGTGCCCTGCGGACATGT CTTTTGCACTCCGTGCCTGCAGGAATGTCTTAAGCCGAAAAAGCCAGTTTGTGGTGTCTGCCGCAGTACCCTGTCACCTGGTAGTAGGGCTCTGGACTTGGAAAAGCAAATTGAAACGACAGAAACCACTTGCAATGGCTGCAATAAAAAA ATGTATCTCTCAAAGATGCGTAGCCATGCAGCTTCTTGTTCAAAGTACCAGAATTATATAATGGAAGGTGTGAAAGCTGTAACTAAAGAACCACTTCACAACACCAG GAACTTCCCAAATCGGTTTACCTTTCCTTGCCCATATTGCAGCGAGAAAAACTTTGATCAAGAAGGACTAGTTGAACACTGCAAAACATTGCACAGCATGGATGCAAAACAAGTG GTTTGCCCAATTTGTGCCTCAATGCCATGGGGAGATCCAAATTACAGGAGTGCTAACTTCATGGAGCACCTTCAAAGACGACATCGCTTTTCGTATGATACTTTTGTG GATTATGATGCTGATGAAGATGATATGATGGCACAGGTTTTGATGCGTTCTTTGCGGGATAAATGA